Proteins encoded within one genomic window of Anas platyrhynchos isolate ZD024472 breed Pekin duck chromosome 28, IASCAAS_PekinDuck_T2T, whole genome shotgun sequence:
- the LOC119714121 gene encoding feather keratin 1-like yields the protein MSCYNQCLPCLPCGPCGPTPLANSCNEPCVQQCQDSNVFIQPSPVVVTLPGPILSSFPQNTAVGSSTSAAVGSILSSQGVPISSGGFGLSGLGSGYCGRRCFPC from the coding sequence ATGTCCTGCTACAACCAGTGCCTGCCGTGCCTGCCATGCGGACCCTGTGGCCCAACCCCACTGGCCAACAGCTGCAATGAGCCCTGTGTCCAGCAGTGCCAGGACTCCAACGTCTTCATCCAGCCCTCTCCCGTGGTGGtgaccctgcccggccccatcctcagctccttcccgcaGAACACCGCCGTGGGATcctccacctctgctgctgttggcagcatcctcagctcTCAGGGAGTGCCCATCTCCTCCGGGGGCTTTGGCCTCTCCGGCTTGGGCAGCGGCTACTGCGGCAGGAGGTGCTTCCCCTGCTAA
- the LOC119714096 gene encoding feather keratin 1-like, which produces MSCYNQCLPCLPCGPCGPTPLANSCNEPCVRQCQDSNVFIQPSPVVVTLPGPILSSFPQNTAVGSSTSAAVGSILSSQGVPISSGGFGLSGLGSGYCGRRCFPC; this is translated from the coding sequence ATGTCCTGCTACAACCAGTGCCTGCCATGCCTGCCATGCGGACCCTGTGGCCCAACTCCGCTGGCCAACAGCTGCAATGAGCCCTGTGTCAGGCAGTGCCAGGACTCCAACGTCTTCATCCAGCCCTCTCCTGTGGTGGTGACCCTGCCCGGCCctatcctcagctccttcccgcaGAACACCGCCGTGGGATcctccacctctgctgctgttggcagcatcctcagctcTCAGGGAGTGCCCATCTCCTCCGGGGGCTTTGGCCTCTCCGGCTTGGGCAGCGGCTACTGCGGCAGGAGGTGCTTCCCCTGCTAA